One Streptomyces sp. V4I8 genomic window carries:
- a CDS encoding heavy metal translocating P-type ATPase, with translation MATEPAPPMTTTDLTVGGMTCAACVRRVEKKLAKLEGVTATVNLATGRARISHPPDIRPEELVATVEQAGYTAALPEPPKKRESKGVGESKDVRQEEGVRQDRERLLVTALLAVPVLVLSMVPAWQFRNWQWLCFVLAAPVAVWSAWPFHVRALRGLRHSTATMDTLVSLGVVASFAWSAYALFLGGAGTPGMRMPFSLLPSASDGVGHVYLEAAVGVPLFVLAGRFLEARARHGTGAALRSLARLAAKEVSVREDDGTEHLIIIEELAVGQVFVVRPGERVATDGAVVEGNSGLLLVRATAVGADTQLARITRLVTEAQAGKARAQRLADAVAGVFVPVVLALAVTVLGFWLGAGADPQAAITACVAVLVVACPCALGLSTPTALMAATGRGAQLGVLVRGPQALEGLQHIDTVVLDKTGTLTSGHMSVVRVMAVPDGLGREAVVRLAGAVERGSEHPLGRAIVAYARRTLPEQGALPDVRDFRAEAGRGVRGLVEGRLVEVLAPDGELPAVLADALPAAEAAAHTPVVVRVDGVTEALIEIGDVVRPGSYRAVDRLRRLGVHPVLATGDREAPARAVASALGIEEVYARRTPEGKANLVRELREQGRRVAVVGDGVNDAAALAGADLGIAMGTGTDVAIGAADVTLVRGDIEALGDAVRLARRTLGTIRANLLWAFGYNLVTVPLAMVGLLNPMVAAVAMSASSVLVVANSLRLRAWQPAPARGPAAAARRHREQAGVRGRKPAATGGGTR, from the coding sequence ATGGCCACCGAACCGGCACCCCCGATGACCACCACGGACCTGACCGTCGGCGGGATGACCTGCGCGGCCTGCGTCCGGCGGGTGGAGAAGAAGCTCGCCAAGCTGGAGGGCGTGACCGCGACGGTCAATCTGGCCACCGGGCGCGCCCGGATCAGCCATCCGCCGGACATCCGCCCCGAGGAACTCGTGGCGACCGTCGAACAGGCCGGATACACGGCCGCGTTGCCCGAACCGCCGAAGAAGCGGGAGTCCAAGGGCGTAGGAGAGTCCAAGGACGTCCGGCAAGAAGAGGGCGTCCGGCAGGACCGTGAGCGGCTGCTGGTCACGGCGCTGCTCGCGGTGCCGGTGCTCGTGCTGTCGATGGTGCCCGCCTGGCAGTTCCGCAACTGGCAGTGGCTGTGCTTCGTCCTGGCCGCGCCGGTCGCCGTGTGGAGTGCCTGGCCGTTCCATGTGCGGGCACTGCGCGGGCTGCGCCACTCGACCGCGACCATGGACACGCTGGTCTCCCTCGGTGTCGTGGCGTCCTTCGCCTGGTCGGCGTACGCCCTGTTCCTCGGCGGCGCGGGCACGCCCGGGATGCGGATGCCGTTCAGCCTGCTGCCCTCCGCCTCGGACGGTGTCGGGCACGTCTACCTCGAAGCGGCCGTCGGTGTCCCGCTGTTCGTGCTGGCCGGCCGGTTCCTGGAGGCACGGGCCCGCCACGGCACCGGGGCGGCGCTGCGCTCACTCGCCCGGCTCGCCGCCAAGGAAGTGTCGGTACGTGAGGACGACGGCACCGAACACCTCATCATCATCGAGGAGTTGGCGGTCGGGCAGGTCTTCGTCGTCCGCCCCGGCGAGCGCGTCGCCACCGACGGCGCGGTGGTGGAGGGCAACTCCGGGCTGCTGCTCGTTCGGGCCACGGCCGTGGGCGCCGACACCCAACTCGCGCGGATCACGCGGTTGGTGACCGAGGCTCAGGCCGGGAAGGCGCGGGCGCAGCGCCTCGCCGACGCCGTGGCCGGGGTGTTCGTGCCCGTGGTGCTGGCACTGGCCGTCACCGTGCTCGGATTCTGGCTCGGAGCCGGGGCCGATCCGCAGGCGGCGATCACCGCGTGCGTCGCCGTCCTGGTCGTGGCATGCCCCTGTGCGCTGGGCCTGTCGACCCCGACCGCGCTGATGGCCGCCACCGGACGCGGTGCCCAGCTCGGCGTCCTGGTCCGGGGCCCGCAGGCCCTGGAGGGGCTCCAGCACATCGACACCGTCGTCCTCGACAAGACCGGCACCCTCACCTCCGGCCACATGAGTGTCGTCCGTGTCATGGCGGTTCCCGACGGACTCGGCAGGGAAGCGGTGGTGCGGCTGGCCGGTGCGGTGGAGCGGGGCTCGGAACATCCACTCGGGCGCGCCATCGTCGCGTACGCCCGCAGGACCCTGCCCGAACAGGGGGCACTTCCCGACGTACGCGACTTCCGGGCGGAGGCGGGGCGGGGCGTGCGCGGCCTGGTCGAGGGCCGGCTGGTCGAAGTCCTCGCGCCGGACGGCGAGTTGCCCGCCGTGCTGGCGGACGCGCTCCCGGCGGCGGAGGCGGCCGCGCACACGCCGGTCGTCGTCCGCGTCGACGGGGTGACGGAGGCGCTGATCGAGATCGGGGACGTCGTACGCCCCGGCAGTTACCGTGCCGTGGACCGCCTACGGCGCCTCGGTGTGCACCCCGTACTCGCCACCGGCGACCGCGAGGCACCGGCCCGGGCGGTGGCGTCGGCGCTCGGTATCGAGGAGGTGTACGCCCGCCGCACTCCCGAGGGCAAGGCGAACCTCGTACGGGAGCTGAGGGAACAGGGCCGCCGAGTCGCGGTCGTCGGTGACGGCGTCAACGACGCGGCGGCGCTGGCCGGCGCCGACCTCGGTATCGCCATGGGTACGGGCACGGACGTCGCGATCGGGGCCGCCGACGTGACCCTGGTGCGCGGTGACATCGAAGCCCTCGGGGACGCGGTGCGGCTCGCCCGGCGCACCCTGGGCACGATTCGCGCCAACCTGCTGTGGGCCTTCGGCTACAACCTGGTGACCGTGCCGCTCGCCATGGTCGGCCTGCTCAACCCGATGGTCGCCGCGGTGGCCATGTCGGCGAGCTCCGTGCTCGTGGTGGCCAACAGCCTGCGGCTACGGGCCTGGCAGCCGGCACCGGCACGCGGGCCGGCAGCGGCGGCGAGGCGCCACCGTGAGCAGGCCGGTGTCCGGGGCCGGAAGCCTGCCGCGACCGGGGGAGGAACCCGATGA
- a CDS encoding DUF1775 domain-containing protein, with translation MPRPTLPRSLRRTGALTAVAFAAAVALAGPAAAHTEVEAEGARALDQNVPLTFTAESESGSAGISKLEVILPEGITPDDITYKAGPKDWKLAPTSRGYTVSGPKLAVGEDAEYVVTVRQLPDARSLAFKTLQTYGDGRVDRWIELGEESGGDEHGHGHPAPQLELKAAAPGAKVVSPAPTEEPTTATPSTGTGTGSSDPATGSSSARSAEAAAADDTEGDDGMPVAVPIGIGAAVVVLGAGAWWFRSRRGGAS, from the coding sequence GTGCCCCGCCCCACCCTGCCCCGCAGCCTGCGCCGCACCGGCGCCCTCACCGCGGTCGCGTTCGCGGCCGCCGTCGCCCTCGCCGGCCCGGCCGCGGCGCACACCGAGGTGGAAGCTGAGGGGGCCCGGGCACTCGACCAGAACGTGCCGCTGACCTTCACCGCGGAGTCGGAGTCCGGTTCGGCCGGGATCAGCAAGCTCGAGGTGATCCTGCCCGAGGGCATCACCCCGGACGACATCACCTACAAGGCAGGCCCCAAGGACTGGAAGCTCGCCCCCACCAGCCGCGGCTACACCGTCTCCGGACCGAAGCTCGCCGTGGGGGAGGACGCCGAATACGTCGTCACCGTACGGCAGTTGCCCGACGCCAGGTCGCTGGCGTTCAAGACGCTGCAGACCTACGGCGACGGCCGCGTGGACCGTTGGATCGAGCTGGGGGAGGAGAGCGGCGGCGATGAACACGGGCACGGCCATCCCGCGCCCCAGCTGGAACTGAAGGCGGCCGCCCCCGGGGCGAAGGTCGTGAGCCCCGCGCCCACCGAGGAGCCGACGACGGCCACCCCCTCGACCGGCACCGGCACCGGCTCGAGCGATCCGGCGACCGGCTCCTCGTCCGCCCGCTCGGCGGAGGCCGCGGCGGCGGACGACACGGAAGGCGACGACGGCATGCCGGTGGCCGTGCCCATCGGAATCGGCGCCGCCGTCGTCGTACTCGGTGCCGGGGCGTGGTGGTTCAGGAGCCGTCGCGGCGGCGCTTCCTGA
- a CDS encoding S1 family peptidase, producing the protein MIRARRTHVGRPRLIASVLSLLAVTALAVSGTSARAAPMADAAPSPASVADVASAVESLKIAGTTWAVDERTGKLRVLADSTVADADLTRIRRVTGRFAGVATLERLDGRLRTLLSGGDGIYAAGWRCSAGVNVRSGSTYYFVTAGHCTDTMPTWYTSSAMTTTIGTTTGTSFPGNDFGVVQYSNPAVPHPGTIGTVDVTGTATAYVGQSVCRRGATTGVRCGVVTALNVTVNYGSGATVSGLIQTNICAEPGDSGGPLYAGDKVIGILSGGSGSCATGGTTYYQPIQEVLNAYGLSVY; encoded by the coding sequence GTGATCAGAGCACGCCGTACCCACGTCGGACGTCCACGGCTGATCGCCTCGGTGTTGAGCCTGCTCGCAGTGACCGCTCTCGCGGTGTCCGGCACCAGCGCGAGAGCAGCACCCATGGCCGACGCCGCACCATCCCCGGCCTCGGTCGCCGACGTGGCCTCGGCCGTCGAGTCCCTGAAAATCGCCGGGACGACCTGGGCCGTCGACGAACGCACCGGGAAGCTGCGGGTTCTCGCCGACTCCACGGTCGCGGACGCGGACCTGACCAGAATCCGGCGAGTCACGGGACGTTTCGCGGGAGTCGCAACCCTCGAACGGCTCGACGGTCGGCTGCGCACCCTCCTGTCGGGTGGCGACGGCATCTACGCGGCCGGTTGGCGCTGCTCGGCAGGGGTCAACGTGCGAAGCGGCTCCACGTACTACTTCGTCACCGCCGGCCATTGCACGGACACCATGCCCACCTGGTACACCAGCTCCGCCATGACCACGACGATCGGCACCACCACCGGCACCAGCTTCCCCGGCAACGACTTCGGTGTCGTCCAGTACTCCAACCCGGCCGTACCGCACCCCGGCACCATCGGAACCGTCGACGTCACCGGGACCGCGACCGCCTACGTCGGCCAGAGCGTCTGCCGGCGGGGAGCGACCACCGGTGTCCGCTGCGGCGTGGTCACCGCGCTGAACGTGACCGTCAACTACGGGAGCGGAGCAACCGTCTCCGGGTTGATCCAGACCAACATCTGCGCCGAGCCGGGCGACAGCGGCGGCCCGCTCTACGCCGGCGACAAGGTCATCGGAATCCTCTCCGGCGGCTCCGGGAGCTGCGCCACGGGAGGGACGACCTACTACCAGCCGATCCAGGAAGTACTGAACGCCTACGGGCTGTCCGTCTACTGA
- a CDS encoding aminotransferase class I/II-fold pyridoxal phosphate-dependent enzyme encodes MNDIAIVGLGCRFPGAADLRAYWKLLLGGERQFTAVPRDRWNHDTFHRPDDPQAPDSAYTDQVAFLQGVDRFAARHYGLPPRRVEAMDPQHRLALDVTREALDDAGLGRGGFDRERTGVFFGISVSDYRELATARVRALGLADGSLGMAADADTLNAFRTRSARDLPPVGTFTMPGVLLNMAPAAVSRHFDLGGPSSSFDAACSSSLVALDHAVAQLRRGTCRAAVVGGVYLSLTPDSLVGFSRLGALSAAGVCRPFDARADGFVLGEGAGAVCLRPLQDALADGNRVYAVIKGIGSANDGASSGPLTPSAEGQLRAMRSAFDDAGLAPGAAAFIEAHGTGTGVGDRVEVEALRRLRTEHGGADPDVCYLSSGKALIGHSLSAAGIAGLIKTALVVHHRTVVPQPDVLPHPDLGLDAAGLRLADTARPLPEGDGPVCAAVSSFGFGGTNVHAVLQQAPTAAPARRPVATGKRIVRGAEPQLALVSAGSPQLLREHIADLLDHLEHTPAASLAALAHTLAGREPLPSRLAIVAGDMAEFTERLRRAHRQLAEGARGDLGDGAFAADAPLPAVARQVAFVYPGQGSQRPGMMRELHERFPDFRDAVDALGAEARRHTGVDPADLLYGPAADSTDDTGLRRRLAPTEVCQPLLGTVQIAATGLLAACGVAPDVVLGHSVGEFAAAAAAGVLPAEDTVALLARRGAALRDAEGEPRGSMLALQTDEETCRRLVGGRQDVWIACFNEPRQTVVSGAKEALAALRRVCAEAGIATRVLEVSNAFHSPRLAAGDEAMRADLDGRPLTRPRLPLVSCVSGTVCDDPDRLRRLWARHASAPVRFTDAVRSAYDTGARVFVQVTGGNSLLSAVRRTLADHDDVHVIAVDNPAPDGHRGYLSALARLAVLGVDVDPRALIEPADRHLLDLPIARLETQSYWWVRRPGAADHEGRPEPTAAKPATPPTPATPPTPATPATPAIPTDTPRPQTYLDPNKDTAMHELLDLIQHQVTLLGRLGDALTDAGITRPQAAPAPAPAPAPAPPPATATTPTPTPTPLPAVATEADDLVRDTVFGQIARISAFPASDLHADQRLVDDLGFDSLMLTDLFTSLKRRWPSLTVDERCARPTVGSVTAMIRNEATSRPPAGLNLMPHPTAAPLPEPRHPATAPAPADSPTRQIAHLPQDQTRIECFPEVTAHRERMNLLARLDLPNPYFRVHEGGMADTTVVDGRELISFSSFNYLGLASHPRITEAVREAVEQSGTSASASRLLSGSRPLHLQLERELADTLGTEDAITLTSGHATNVTVIGHLVGPGDLIVHDSLAHDSILQGCKLSGATRRPFPHNDAAALDALLARIRHQYRRVLVVVEGVYSMDGDIADLPALIDVKRRHGALLMVDEAHSIGVIGTTGRGIGEYHDVDRRAVDLWGGTLSKALAGCGGYIGAGRSVVEYLRYTAPGFVYSAGMSPANTAASLAALRVMRDEPRRLARLRENSAFFASLARRAGIDIGSSHDSPIVPCIVGDSAKTLQLAEALFRQGISVNPILYPAVPEELTRLRFFVTCEHTPEQIRHTVTALERQLPYAATSTAPATAA; translated from the coding sequence ATGAATGACATCGCCATCGTCGGACTCGGCTGCCGCTTCCCCGGAGCAGCGGACCTCAGGGCGTACTGGAAGCTCCTCCTCGGTGGAGAAAGGCAGTTCACCGCGGTCCCGAGGGATCGCTGGAACCATGACACGTTCCACCGGCCCGATGACCCACAGGCCCCCGACAGCGCGTACACCGACCAGGTCGCCTTCCTTCAGGGCGTGGACCGCTTCGCCGCCAGGCACTACGGTCTGCCGCCTCGCCGCGTCGAGGCCATGGACCCGCAGCACCGGCTGGCGCTCGACGTCACCCGCGAGGCCCTCGACGATGCGGGGCTGGGCCGTGGCGGCTTCGACCGGGAGCGTACGGGCGTCTTCTTCGGCATCTCGGTGTCCGACTACAGGGAACTCGCCACGGCCCGGGTCCGGGCCCTGGGTCTCGCCGACGGCTCGCTCGGCATGGCGGCCGACGCCGACACCCTGAACGCGTTCAGGACGCGCTCCGCGCGGGACCTTCCTCCCGTCGGCACCTTCACCATGCCGGGCGTCCTGCTCAACATGGCGCCCGCCGCGGTGAGTCGGCACTTCGATCTCGGCGGCCCCAGCTCCTCCTTCGACGCCGCGTGCTCCAGCTCGCTGGTGGCCCTCGACCACGCGGTGGCCCAACTGCGTCGCGGTACGTGCCGGGCGGCGGTGGTCGGAGGGGTCTACCTCAGTCTCACCCCGGACAGCCTGGTCGGCTTCTCCCGGCTCGGCGCCCTGTCGGCGGCGGGGGTGTGTCGCCCCTTCGATGCCAGGGCGGACGGCTTCGTGCTCGGCGAGGGCGCCGGCGCCGTATGCCTCCGGCCGCTTCAGGACGCGCTCGCCGACGGCAACCGCGTCTATGCCGTCATCAAGGGCATCGGTTCCGCCAACGACGGCGCCTCGTCGGGGCCGCTGACTCCCAGCGCCGAGGGGCAACTGCGGGCCATGCGCAGCGCGTTCGACGACGCGGGCCTGGCCCCCGGTGCGGCTGCCTTCATCGAGGCCCACGGTACGGGGACCGGCGTCGGTGACCGCGTCGAGGTGGAGGCCCTGCGCCGGTTGCGGACCGAACACGGGGGCGCGGACCCGGACGTCTGCTACCTCTCCTCGGGCAAGGCGCTCATCGGGCACTCGCTGTCCGCGGCCGGCATCGCGGGTCTGATCAAGACCGCGCTGGTGGTGCACCACCGGACGGTCGTACCGCAGCCCGACGTCCTGCCCCACCCGGACCTGGGCCTGGACGCCGCCGGGCTGCGCCTCGCCGACACCGCACGGCCGCTGCCGGAGGGTGACGGCCCGGTGTGCGCGGCCGTCAGTTCGTTCGGTTTCGGCGGCACGAACGTGCACGCGGTGCTCCAGCAGGCGCCCACCGCCGCCCCCGCCCGGCGGCCGGTCGCCACCGGAAAGCGCATCGTCCGCGGCGCGGAGCCGCAGCTCGCACTGGTCTCGGCCGGCAGTCCGCAGTTGCTGCGGGAGCACATAGCCGACCTGCTCGACCACCTGGAGCACACACCCGCGGCGTCCCTCGCGGCGCTGGCCCACACCTTGGCCGGGCGCGAGCCGCTGCCGAGCAGGCTCGCGATCGTGGCCGGTGACATGGCCGAGTTCACCGAGCGGCTGCGCAGGGCGCACCGGCAACTGGCCGAGGGTGCCCGGGGTGACCTCGGCGACGGCGCCTTCGCCGCGGACGCTCCCCTCCCCGCCGTCGCACGCCAAGTCGCCTTCGTCTACCCGGGCCAGGGCAGTCAGCGCCCCGGCATGATGCGGGAACTCCACGAACGGTTTCCCGACTTCCGCGATGCCGTCGACGCCCTCGGCGCCGAAGCGCGGCGGCACACCGGCGTCGACCCCGCCGACCTGCTGTACGGGCCGGCGGCGGACTCGACCGACGACACCGGGCTCCGGCGGCGGCTCGCCCCCACCGAGGTGTGCCAGCCGCTGCTCGGCACCGTGCAGATCGCCGCCACCGGGCTGTTGGCCGCATGCGGGGTCGCCCCGGACGTCGTACTCGGCCACAGCGTGGGTGAGTTCGCGGCGGCCGCGGCCGCCGGTGTCCTCCCCGCCGAGGACACCGTGGCGCTGCTGGCCCGGCGGGGCGCGGCACTGCGGGACGCGGAGGGCGAGCCGCGCGGCTCGATGCTCGCGCTGCAGACGGACGAGGAGACGTGCCGACGACTGGTCGGCGGCCGCCAGGACGTGTGGATCGCGTGCTTCAACGAGCCGCGGCAGACCGTGGTCAGCGGCGCCAAGGAAGCCCTCGCCGCTCTACGGCGGGTCTGCGCGGAGGCGGGCATCGCCACCAGGGTCCTCGAGGTCTCCAACGCCTTCCACTCACCGCGGCTGGCAGCAGGCGACGAGGCCATGCGCGCCGACCTGGACGGCCGTCCCCTCACCCGTCCCCGCCTGCCGCTGGTCTCCTGCGTGAGCGGGACCGTGTGCGACGACCCCGACCGGCTGCGCCGGCTGTGGGCGCGTCACGCGTCCGCGCCGGTCCGCTTCACCGACGCCGTCCGCAGCGCCTACGACACGGGCGCCCGCGTCTTTGTGCAGGTGACCGGGGGCAACTCGCTCCTCTCCGCCGTCCGGCGCACTCTCGCCGACCACGACGACGTCCACGTCATCGCCGTCGACAACCCGGCACCGGACGGCCACCGCGGCTACCTGAGCGCCCTCGCCCGGCTCGCCGTCCTGGGTGTCGACGTCGACCCGCGCGCGCTGATCGAGCCGGCCGACCGCCACCTGCTGGACCTGCCGATCGCCCGGCTGGAGACGCAGTCCTACTGGTGGGTGCGGCGCCCGGGAGCGGCGGACCACGAGGGCCGCCCTGAGCCGACCGCGGCGAAACCGGCGACCCCGCCGACCCCGGCGACCCCGCCGACCCCGGCGACCCCGGCGACCCCGGCGATCCCGACCGACACACCCCGACCCCAGACGTACCTCGACCCGAACAAGGACACTGCCATGCACGAACTGCTCGACCTGATCCAGCACCAGGTGACCCTCCTCGGCCGCCTCGGCGACGCGCTGACCGACGCGGGCATCACGCGGCCCCAGGCCGCGCCTGCGCCTGCACCTGCACCTGCACCCGCGCCTCCGCCTGCAACCGCAACAACACCCACACCCACACCCACACCCCTGCCCGCCGTAGCCACCGAAGCCGACGACCTCGTGAGGGACACCGTCTTCGGGCAGATAGCCCGTATCAGCGCGTTCCCGGCGAGTGATCTCCACGCCGACCAGCGGCTGGTGGACGACCTCGGTTTCGATTCGCTGATGCTGACCGACCTGTTCACCTCGCTCAAGCGGCGCTGGCCGTCCCTGACGGTCGACGAGAGGTGCGCCCGGCCGACGGTCGGGAGCGTCACCGCGATGATTCGGAACGAGGCCACGTCCCGCCCACCGGCCGGCCTGAACCTGATGCCCCACCCGACGGCTGCCCCGCTCCCCGAGCCCAGGCACCCCGCCACGGCCCCGGCCCCGGCTGACTCCCCGACCCGCCAAATCGCCCACCTGCCACAGGACCAGACCCGCATCGAGTGCTTCCCCGAGGTGACCGCGCACCGGGAGCGTATGAACCTGCTCGCCCGGCTCGACCTGCCGAACCCCTACTTCCGCGTGCACGAGGGCGGCATGGCGGACACCACCGTCGTCGACGGCCGTGAGCTGATCTCGTTCTCCAGCTTCAACTACCTGGGTCTGGCGAGCCATCCCCGAATCACCGAGGCGGTGCGGGAGGCCGTCGAGCAGTCCGGCACGTCGGCGTCCGCCAGCCGGCTGCTGTCCGGCAGCCGCCCGCTCCACCTCCAGCTGGAGCGAGAACTCGCCGACACCCTGGGGACCGAGGACGCGATCACCCTGACCAGCGGGCACGCCACCAACGTCACCGTCATCGGTCATCTCGTCGGGCCGGGCGACCTGATCGTCCACGACTCGCTCGCCCACGACAGCATCCTTCAGGGCTGCAAGCTCTCCGGGGCCACGCGACGGCCCTTCCCGCACAACGACGCCGCCGCCCTGGACGCCCTCCTGGCCCGGATCCGGCACCAGTACCGCCGGGTACTCGTCGTCGTCGAGGGCGTGTACAGCATGGACGGCGACATCGCCGACCTGCCCGCGCTCATCGACGTCAAGCGGCGGCACGGCGCGCTGCTGATGGTCGACGAGGCGCACAGCATCGGCGTGATCGGCACGACCGGGCGCGGCATAGGTGAGTACCACGACGTCGACCGGCGAGCCGTCGACCTGTGGGGCGGCACCCTGTCCAAGGCGCTGGCTGGGTGTGGCGGCTACATAGGCGCCGGCCGCAGCGTCGTCGAGTACCTCAGGTACACCGCCCCGGGCTTCGTCTACAGCGCCGGCATGAGTCCGGCCAACACCGCCGCCTCCCTCGCCGCGCTGCGCGTGATGCGTGACGAACCGCGGCGCTTGGCACGGCTACGCGAGAACTCCGCGTTCTTCGCGAGCCTGGCGCGCCGGGCGGGCATCGACATCGGCAGCAGCCACGACTCGCCGATCGTCCCGTGCATCGTCGGGGACTCGGCGAAGACCCTCCAGCTGGCCGAGGCGCTGTTCCGGCAGGGCATCAGTGTCAACCCGATCCTGTACCCGGCCGTCCCCGAGGAGTTGACCCGGCTGCGGTTCTTCGTCACCTGCGAGCACACCCCCGAGCAGATCCGCCACACCGTCACGGCCCTGGAGCGGCAACTGCCGTACGCCGCCACGTCCACTGCCCCCGCCACCGCCGCCTGA
- a CDS encoding PP2C family protein-serine/threonine phosphatase, with the protein MTAYRSALRYIAADLPPHRVRCRLDDIASAEPERRPATRPIARVDPDRGQVPLAGAGHPPPAMSDADGRTSLLPVPVGPPLATGLGGYEPATWRLDPGQTLLLFTDGLVEHRGEDIDQSLDRLVRVGFASAAGVEDVVDTAPARLDARHAENDVAVLAAQLHQHTPPGHEAQP; encoded by the coding sequence ATGACCGCGTACCGCTCGGCGCTGCGCTACATCGCCGCCGACCTTCCGCCGCACCGCGTGCGGTGCCGGCTCGACGACATCGCCTCAGCGGAACCGGAGCGACGGCCGGCCACCCGCCCGATCGCACGCGTCGACCCCGACCGTGGACAGGTGCCCCTGGCCGGTGCCGGCCACCCGCCCCCGGCCATGAGCGACGCGGACGGCCGCACCTCACTGCTCCCGGTGCCGGTCGGCCCGCCCCTGGCCACGGGCCTCGGCGGCTATGAACCGGCCACCTGGCGGCTGGACCCGGGCCAGACGCTGCTGCTGTTCACCGACGGGCTCGTCGAGCACCGCGGTGAGGACATCGACCAGTCCCTCGACCGGCTGGTCCGTGTCGGCTTCGCGTCCGCCGCCGGGGTCGAGGACGTCGTCGACACGGCGCCCGCCCGCCTCGACGCCCGGCATGCCGAGAACGACGTCGCGGTGCTCGCTGCCCAGCTGCACCAGCACACCCCGCCCGGCCACGAGGCGCAGCCCTGA
- a CDS encoding DUF998 domain-containing protein produces MRSIPRWALLSSGCAPVVLIVGWTIAALLEGPAYDPATQTISALAAYGAAGFWVMTAALAALGVCHMITALGLRPAALPGRVALGAGGMAACAVALLPPPSSGGSLRHGSAVAVGFMLLAVWPVLAADRHRAAPWGLRPAPSLTATSLMLVSAVWFMFEMHQGGADGVAERLVTALQSLWPFVVVASCLRRSVPEDPSP; encoded by the coding sequence ATGCGATCTATCCCAAGATGGGCCTTGCTTTCGTCGGGATGCGCTCCTGTCGTGCTGATCGTCGGCTGGACGATCGCGGCGCTGCTCGAAGGGCCCGCCTATGACCCCGCCACCCAGACGATCAGCGCCCTCGCGGCCTACGGCGCCGCCGGCTTCTGGGTGATGACCGCGGCGCTGGCCGCCCTGGGCGTCTGCCACATGATCACCGCCCTGGGGCTGCGCCCGGCCGCGCTCCCCGGACGGGTGGCGCTCGGCGCGGGAGGAATGGCCGCGTGCGCGGTGGCTCTCCTGCCGCCGCCGAGCAGCGGAGGTTCCCTACGGCACGGTTCGGCGGTCGCGGTCGGCTTCATGCTCCTGGCGGTGTGGCCGGTTCTGGCCGCCGACCGGCACCGCGCCGCGCCCTGGGGGCTCCGGCCCGCACCCTCCCTCACGGCGACCTCGCTGATGCTCGTCAGCGCGGTCTGGTTCATGTTCGAAATGCATCAGGGCGGCGCCGACGGCGTTGCCGAACGCCTGGTGACAGCCCTTCAGTCCCTGTGGCCCTTCGTGGTCGTCGCCTCCTGCCTCCGCCGCTCCGTCCCCGAGGACCCCTCGCCTTGA
- a CDS encoding 4'-phosphopantetheinyl transferase superfamily protein codes for MHRTFPLITPGAIHRWDTALLAVARRETLDQTPSWSPLPILSPAERHHYHTLPPWRQREWAAGRVLAKHLVAGATGTPLTEVEILPRDDGSPQLLVGAHPETAPHLSISHTAHHVAAALAPDPVGIDLCELTSAVAVRRAADHILTPRERPAVTDHPAALTAAWALKEASVKADRRTMFSDAPRQARILRLAPPALDGGRRALLRHTGSALLAVVVAPRP; via the coding sequence ATGCACCGCACGTTCCCCCTGATCACCCCGGGCGCCATACACCGCTGGGACACGGCCCTCCTCGCCGTCGCCCGCCGCGAGACACTGGACCAAACCCCGTCGTGGTCACCACTCCCGATCCTGTCCCCGGCCGAACGGCACCACTACCACACGCTGCCGCCCTGGCGGCAGCGCGAGTGGGCGGCAGGGCGGGTCCTCGCCAAGCACCTGGTGGCCGGCGCCACCGGGACGCCGCTGACCGAGGTGGAGATCCTTCCGCGCGACGACGGCAGCCCCCAACTGCTGGTCGGCGCCCACCCGGAGACCGCCCCGCACCTCTCCATCAGCCACACCGCGCACCACGTCGCCGCAGCCCTGGCACCCGATCCGGTCGGCATCGACCTGTGCGAACTGACCTCGGCCGTCGCGGTGCGCCGGGCGGCCGACCACATCCTCACTCCCCGAGAACGGCCGGCCGTGACGGATCACCCCGCTGCGCTGACCGCCGCCTGGGCACTGAAGGAGGCCTCGGTGAAGGCCGACCGCCGCACCATGTTCAGCGACGCCCCCCGCCAGGCCCGCATCCTCAGGCTCGCCCCACCCGCCCTCGACGGCGGACGCCGCGCACTGCTCAGGCACACCGGATCAGCGCTTCTCGCCGTCGTCGTGGCGCCCCGGCCATGA
- a CDS encoding response regulator transcription factor, whose amino-acid sequence MSFTITTTHDEATAPALAPRERETLQHIARGCTYLQAARHMGLSKHTVDAYLRRIRAKLNINSTAELTRTAIALGL is encoded by the coding sequence ATGAGCTTCACCATCACCACGACGCACGACGAAGCCACCGCACCCGCGCTGGCCCCTCGCGAGAGGGAGACGCTGCAGCACATCGCCCGAGGCTGCACCTACCTGCAAGCGGCCCGGCACATGGGACTGTCCAAGCACACGGTCGACGCCTACCTTCGCCGCATCCGCGCCAAGCTCAACATCAACAGCACCGCCGAGCTCACGCGGACGGCCATCGCCCTGGGTCTGTGA